A genomic region of Mus musculus strain C57BL/6J chromosome 7, GRCm38.p6 C57BL/6J contains the following coding sequences:
- the Olfr516 gene encoding olfactory receptor 516: protein MRRQNHNSTVEFILLGFSNYPELQGQMFGAFLVIYLVTVLGNAIIITIIFLDQSLHIPMYLFLQNLSLVDLCFSTVITPEILVVLTSEKATISFGGCFVQMYFILLFGGTECFLLGAMAYDRFAAICHPLSYPVIMNKSVFVKLVMFSWVSGTMMTTLQTTWVFSFPYCDHKEINHLFCETPPVLELACADTFLFEVYAFTGTILIVMVPFLLILLSYTRILFSILRMPSTTGRQKAFSTCASHLTSVTLFYGTASITYLQPKSRYSPDTKKLMSLAYTLLTPLLNPLIYSLRNKEMKRAVVKLWQRKVTLHTG from the coding sequence ATGAGGAGGCAAAATCACAACTCTACAGTTGAATTCATCCTCTTGGGATTTTCTAACTATCCTGAACTTCAAGGTCAGATGTTTGGGGCTTTCCTAGTTATTTATCTGGTGACTGTGTTGGGAAATgccatcattatcaccatcatcttCCTGGACCAGAGTTTGCACATCCCTATGTACCTGTTTCTGCAAAATTTATCTTTAGTGGACCTCTGTTTCAGTACAGTCATCACACCTGAAATACTGGTGGTCCTGACTAGTGAGAAAGCGACCATTTCCTTTGGTGGCTGTTTTGTGCAGATGTACTTCATTCTTCTCTTTGGTGGAACTGAGTGTTTTCTCCTGGGGGCAATGGCTTATGATCGATTTGCTGCAATCTGCCATCCTCTATCTTACCCCGTGATTATGAACAAAAGTGTCTTTGTGAAATTAGTTATGTTCTCATGGGTCTCAGGTACCATGATGACTACTCTGCAGACCACATGGGTGTTTAGCTTCCCCTACTGTGACCACAAGGAAATTAACCATCTCTTCTGTGAGACTCCTCCTGTGCTGGAGCTTGCCTGTGCAGACACCTTCCTGTTTGAAGTCTATGCCTTCACAGGCACCATTTTGATTGTCATGGTCCCCTTCCTGTTGATACTCTTGTCTTATACTCGAATTCTCTTCTCCATCCTGAGGATGCCATCCACTACAGGGAGGCAGAAGGCCTTTTCCACGTGTGCCTCTCATCTCACCTCTGTCACCCTCTTCTATGGCACAGCCAGTATAACTTATCTACAGCCCAAATCCAGGTACTCACCAGACACCAAGAAACTGATGTCACTGGCATACACACTTCTCACCCCTCTGCTGAATCCACTTATCTACAGCCTGAGAAACAAGGAGATGAAAAGGGCTGTGGTAAAATTATGGCAAAGAAAAGTGACTTTACACACAGGTTGA